In Halobaculum sp. XH14, a single genomic region encodes these proteins:
- the ppsA gene encoding phosphoenolpyruvate synthase: MAVLWLDDVSAGDLETVGGKAASLGELTGAGLPVPPGFVVTAGTYRTFIEEAGIDEELFAAMEIDPEDSAELKAAAETAHDLILGTDLPDSVADEILEAYRTMGEGAEAFVAVRSSATAEDLPDASFAGQQETFLNVREDALIQRVKECWASLFSQRAIYYRQQKGFPHDEVDIAVVVQRMVDADESGVMFTSHPSTGEPQIIIEAAWGLGEAVVSGSVSPDNYVVDRETADVEEVTVADKKLMMEKDAETGETVEREVPDDRREQRVLSDGEIERLVELGRKVEDHYGDPQDVEWAIYDGDVYMLQSRPITTISDPAGVDDRDRQGDPAGEAASTPSTAAAAAGGANGTGATDGGAGGSGDDEVLLRGLGASPGIVSGAVRIVTKLDHLDQVAEGDVIVTEMTMPDMVPAMKRADGIVTDEGGMTSHAAIVSRELGVPAVVGTGSATRTLQDGQTVTIDGDKGTIRRGSAAERGVEEHEPVEAMRPETPVKPMTATEVKVNVSIPEAAERAAATGADGVGLLRIEHMVLSLGKTPAKVIADRGADAYVQELVDGIRTVAEEFYPRPVRARTLDAPTDEFRDLEGGEDEPDEHNPMLGWRGVRRSLDKTDVFEKELRAFQELWEMGYDNLELMLPLVNDAEDVRGAKSIMRDVGIDVDKQRWGVMIETPASALSIEEMAAEGIDFASFGTNDLTQYTLAVDRNNSNVADRFDELHPAVLELIAEVVGTCRELDVDTSICGQAASKPAMVDFLVEEGITSISANIDAVRDVQHEVKRTEQKLVLDSVR, from the coding sequence ATGGCTGTACTTTGGCTGGACGACGTGTCGGCCGGCGACCTGGAGACGGTCGGCGGCAAGGCGGCCTCGCTGGGCGAACTCACCGGCGCGGGCCTCCCGGTCCCGCCGGGCTTCGTCGTCACCGCCGGAACGTACCGCACCTTCATCGAGGAGGCGGGCATCGACGAGGAGCTGTTCGCCGCGATGGAGATCGACCCCGAGGACAGCGCCGAGCTGAAGGCCGCCGCTGAGACCGCACACGACCTCATTCTGGGAACCGACCTCCCCGACTCCGTCGCCGACGAGATCCTTGAGGCCTATCGGACGATGGGCGAGGGGGCCGAGGCGTTCGTCGCCGTCCGCTCCTCGGCGACCGCCGAGGACCTCCCGGACGCCTCGTTCGCGGGCCAGCAGGAGACATTCCTCAACGTCCGCGAGGACGCGCTCATTCAGCGCGTGAAGGAGTGCTGGGCGTCGCTGTTCTCCCAGCGCGCCATCTACTACCGCCAGCAGAAGGGGTTCCCGCACGACGAGGTCGACATCGCGGTCGTCGTCCAGCGGATGGTCGACGCCGACGAGTCGGGCGTCATGTTCACCAGCCACCCCTCCACCGGCGAGCCGCAGATCATCATCGAGGCCGCATGGGGGCTCGGCGAGGCGGTCGTCTCCGGCTCGGTCTCGCCCGACAACTACGTCGTCGACCGCGAGACCGCCGACGTCGAGGAGGTCACCGTCGCGGACAAGAAGCTGATGATGGAAAAAGACGCAGAGACGGGCGAGACCGTCGAGCGCGAGGTGCCGGACGACAGGCGCGAGCAGCGCGTCCTCTCGGACGGGGAGATCGAGCGCCTCGTCGAGCTCGGCCGGAAAGTCGAGGACCACTACGGCGACCCCCAGGACGTCGAGTGGGCGATCTACGACGGCGACGTCTACATGCTCCAGTCGCGGCCCATCACGACCATCTCGGACCCGGCCGGCGTCGACGACCGCGACCGCCAGGGCGATCCGGCCGGCGAGGCGGCGTCGACCCCCTCGACCGCCGCCGCGGCCGCGGGTGGCGCGAACGGCACGGGTGCGACCGACGGCGGCGCCGGCGGCTCGGGCGACGACGAGGTGTTGCTCCGCGGGCTGGGCGCCTCGCCGGGCATCGTCTCGGGCGCGGTCCGGATCGTCACGAAGCTCGACCACCTCGACCAGGTCGCCGAGGGCGACGTCATCGTGACCGAGATGACGATGCCCGACATGGTGCCCGCGATGAAGCGCGCGGACGGCATCGTCACCGACGAGGGCGGGATGACCTCCCACGCGGCCATCGTCTCCCGTGAACTCGGCGTCCCGGCGGTCGTCGGGACGGGCTCTGCCACGCGGACCCTCCAGGACGGCCAGACGGTGACCATCGACGGCGACAAGGGGACGATCCGGAGGGGTTCCGCCGCGGAGCGCGGCGTCGAGGAGCACGAACCCGTCGAGGCGATGCGCCCCGAGACGCCGGTCAAGCCGATGACCGCGACGGAGGTGAAGGTGAACGTCTCCATCCCGGAGGCCGCGGAGCGCGCCGCCGCGACGGGCGCGGACGGGGTCGGCCTGCTCCGTATCGAGCACATGGTGCTCTCGCTCGGCAAGACGCCCGCGAAGGTCATCGCGGACAGGGGCGCGGACGCGTACGTCCAGGAACTCGTCGACGGCATCCGGACGGTCGCCGAGGAGTTCTACCCGCGACCGGTGCGAGCCCGGACGCTCGACGCGCCGACCGACGAGTTCCGCGACCTCGAGGGCGGCGAGGACGAGCCCGACGAACACAACCCGATGCTCGGCTGGCGTGGCGTCCGGCGGTCGCTCGACAAGACGGACGTGTTCGAGAAGGAACTGCGGGCGTTCCAGGAGCTGTGGGAGATGGGGTACGACAACCTCGAACTGATGCTCCCGCTCGTCAACGACGCCGAGGACGTCCGGGGGGCAAAGTCGATCATGCGCGACGTGGGCATCGACGTGGACAAGCAGCGCTGGGGCGTGATGATCGAGACGCCCGCCTCCGCGCTCTCCATCGAGGAGATGGCCGCGGAGGGCATCGACTTCGCGTCATTCGGCACGAACGACCTCACCCAGTACACGCTCGCGGTCGACCGCAACAACAGCAACGTCGCGGACCGGTTCGACGAGCTTCACCCGGCCGTGCTCGAACTGATCGCGGAGGTCGTCGGCACCTGCCGGGAACTCGACGTCGACACCAGCATCTGCGGGCAGGCCGCGTCCAAGCCCGCGATGGTCGACTTCCTCGTCGAGGAGGGTATCACCTCCATCTCGGCGAACATCGACGCCGTGCGCGACGTCCAGCACGAGGTGAAACGCACCGAACAGAAGCTCGTCCTCGACTCCGTTCGCTGA
- a CDS encoding DNA-methyltransferase: protein MTAPEQPDRRRTSHVTSVGDARSLPLRADSVQLAVTSPPYPMIEQWDGTFAALDPAIGDALAAGEADDAFERMHEILDGAWAELDRVVEPGGVVCVNVGDATRSLADRFRLFPNHARITEAFAELGFDQLPGVLWRKPTNSPTKFMGSGTLPPNAYVTLEHEHVLVFRKGDRRGFPPHDADRYGAAYFWEERNRWFSDVWEDLRGTGQALGEAAPRERAAAYPFELPYRLVSMFSVYGDTVLDPFWGTGTTTLAAMATARNSVGIERDPGFPPAFVNRLDGLPERARTRGRRRLSEHREFLGGRDDTPGYESTHYDFGVVTKGERSIRLYDVDEVRPVPGGFRVSHVPLTEP from the coding sequence ATGACCGCCCCGGAGCAACCCGATCGGAGACGGACGAGCCACGTCACGAGCGTCGGCGACGCCCGGTCGCTCCCGCTCCGGGCCGACAGCGTGCAACTCGCCGTCACCTCCCCGCCCTACCCGATGATCGAGCAGTGGGACGGGACGTTCGCCGCGCTCGATCCCGCCATCGGCGACGCGCTGGCGGCGGGCGAGGCAGACGACGCGTTCGAGCGGATGCACGAGATCCTCGACGGGGCGTGGGCGGAACTGGACCGGGTCGTCGAACCCGGCGGCGTCGTCTGCGTCAACGTCGGTGACGCGACCCGCTCGCTCGCGGACCGGTTCCGCCTGTTCCCGAATCACGCCCGGATCACCGAGGCGTTCGCGGAGCTGGGGTTCGACCAGCTCCCCGGGGTCCTCTGGCGAAAACCGACCAACTCGCCGACGAAGTTCATGGGGTCGGGGACGCTGCCGCCGAACGCGTACGTGACGCTCGAACACGAACACGTGCTCGTGTTCCGGAAGGGTGACCGCCGCGGCTTCCCGCCGCACGACGCCGACCGTTACGGCGCGGCGTACTTCTGGGAGGAGCGCAACCGGTGGTTCTCCGACGTCTGGGAGGACCTCCGTGGCACCGGCCAGGCGCTCGGCGAGGCGGCGCCCCGCGAACGGGCCGCGGCGTACCCGTTCGAACTCCCCTACCGCCTCGTGTCGATGTTCTCCGTCTACGGCGACACCGTCCTCGACCCGTTCTGGGGGACCGGAACGACGACGCTCGCGGCGATGGCGACGGCCCGAAACTCGGTCGGCATCGAACGCGACCCGGGGTTCCCGCCGGCGTTCGTGAACCGGCTCGACGGGCTGCCGGAGCGCGCACGAACTCGGGGACGGCGGCGACTTTCGGAGCACCGCGAGTTCCTCGGCGGCCGGGATGACACGCCCGGGTACGAGTCGACCCACTACGATTTCGGGGTCGTCACGAAGGGGGAGCGGTCGATTCGCCTCTACGACGTCGACGAGGTACGGCCCGTTCCCGGCGGGTTCCGCGTCTCACACGTCCCGCTGACCGAGCCGTGA
- the mfnA gene encoding tyrosine decarboxylase MfnA, whose product MQQPVGEARPQSFDRVLSSMCTDPHPAARAAAERFLASNPGDPGTYGTVADLESDAVVALGELAGLADPNGYVTSGGTEANVQALHAARNLADATDPNVVAPESAHFSFTKAAELLGVELRTVPTDEDHRADVDAVAAAVDDDTALVVGVAGSTEYGRVDPIPALADVAADAGARLHVDAAWGGFYLPFTDAVWDFSVEAVDTLTIDPHKVGRAVVPAGGLLARETETLDALAISTPYLETPSQASLTGTRSGAGVASAAAALRELWPDGYRVEYERAAGLADWLADELSDRGHAVVEPELPLVAVDLPDEAFGALRDAGWKLARTGSGEARIVLMPHVSRSMLTEFLADLDRLA is encoded by the coding sequence ATGCAGCAGCCGGTCGGCGAGGCGCGCCCGCAGTCGTTCGATCGCGTCCTCTCGTCGATGTGTACCGACCCGCACCCCGCCGCCCGTGCGGCGGCCGAACGGTTTCTCGCGTCGAACCCCGGCGACCCCGGAACGTACGGCACCGTCGCGGACCTGGAATCCGACGCCGTCGTCGCCCTCGGCGAACTGGCGGGGCTCGCCGACCCGAACGGCTACGTGACCAGCGGCGGCACCGAGGCCAACGTCCAGGCCCTCCACGCGGCCCGGAACCTCGCGGACGCGACGGACCCCAACGTCGTCGCACCGGAGTCCGCACACTTCAGCTTCACCAAGGCCGCCGAACTGCTGGGCGTCGAACTCCGAACCGTTCCCACCGACGAGGACCACCGCGCGGACGTCGACGCCGTCGCGGCCGCCGTCGACGACGACACCGCGCTCGTCGTCGGCGTCGCCGGAAGCACGGAGTACGGCCGGGTGGACCCGATTCCCGCGCTCGCCGACGTCGCCGCCGACGCCGGTGCCCGCCTCCACGTCGACGCCGCCTGGGGCGGCTTCTACCTTCCGTTTACCGACGCAGTCTGGGACTTTTCCGTCGAGGCAGTCGACACGCTCACCATCGATCCGCACAAGGTCGGCCGGGCTGTCGTGCCCGCGGGCGGCCTCCTGGCGCGGGAGACCGAGACGCTGGACGCGCTCGCGATCTCCACGCCGTACCTCGAAACGCCCTCGCAGGCGAGCCTGACGGGCACGCGTTCGGGAGCGGGCGTGGCTTCCGCCGCCGCGGCACTCCGGGAACTCTGGCCCGACGGCTACCGGGTCGAGTACGAGCGCGCCGCCGGGCTCGCCGACTGGCTCGCCGACGAGCTTTCCGACCGGGGTCACGCCGTCGTCGAGCCGGAACTCCCGCTGGTCGCGGTCGACCTCCCGGACGAGGCGTTCGGGGCGCTTCGGGACGCCGGCTGGAAGCTCGCTCGGACGGGGTCCGGCGAGGCCAGGATCGTACTCATGCCACACGTCAGCCGGTCGATGCTGACCGAGTTCCTGGCCGATCTGGACCGGCTGGCCTGA
- a CDS encoding winged helix-turn-helix transcriptional regulator: MAADSEFLEGDETGPCAVIDALEQLGSQWRLVVLHDLQEGEKRFNELKRSTDASARTLSRVLDDLQELGFVARRMEPDAPVATFYSLTDKGESLRPVLDEIEDWAYEWLDACKQ, translated from the coding sequence ATGGCTGCCGATAGCGAGTTCCTCGAGGGAGACGAGACCGGCCCGTGTGCCGTCATCGACGCGCTCGAACAGCTCGGCTCCCAGTGGCGACTCGTCGTCCTGCACGACCTGCAGGAGGGCGAAAAGCGGTTCAACGAGCTGAAACGTTCGACCGACGCGAGCGCACGGACGCTCTCGCGGGTGCTCGACGACCTCCAGGAACTCGGCTTCGTCGCGCGACGGATGGAACCCGACGCGCCGGTCGCCACGTTCTACTCGCTGACGGACAAGGGGGAGTCCCTGCGGCCGGTGCTCGACGAGATCGAGGACTGGGCCTACGAGTGGCTCGACGCCTGCAAGCAGTGA
- a CDS encoding YqaA family protein: MPDFGLESVVESATGWGGLGIIFVYSFLIAFALPGVSEIVLLAPIDLGLGRVGRLSAIILVSGVGKAAGSVFAFHIGQEAKDSGPVIRWLRNSRFDVIEWSESRTVEISRKYGYAGLALALCVPFFPDTVSIYAFAVLERDYRKFALATFVGSVGRLLVTLGIWRVGTDAIALIEALIA, translated from the coding sequence CTGCCGGACTTCGGCCTCGAATCGGTCGTGGAGTCCGCGACGGGCTGGGGCGGACTCGGCATCATCTTCGTCTACTCGTTCCTGATCGCCTTCGCCCTGCCGGGGGTGAGCGAGATCGTCCTGCTCGCGCCGATCGACCTCGGGCTGGGACGGGTCGGACGGCTCTCGGCCATCATCCTGGTCTCGGGAGTGGGAAAGGCCGCGGGCTCGGTGTTCGCCTTCCACATCGGCCAGGAGGCCAAGGATTCGGGGCCGGTCATCCGCTGGCTCCGGAACTCCCGGTTCGACGTCATCGAGTGGTCCGAGTCCCGGACCGTCGAGATATCACGGAAGTACGGCTACGCCGGCCTCGCGCTCGCGCTCTGCGTGCCGTTCTTCCCGGACACCGTCTCCATCTACGCCTTCGCGGTCCTGGAGCGTGACTACCGGAAGTTCGCGCTGGCGACGTTCGTCGGCAGCGTCGGCCGTCTGCTGGTGACGCTGGGCATCTGGCGCGTCGGCACCGACGCGATCGCGCTCATCGAAGCGCTCATCGCGTGA
- a CDS encoding PhzF family phenazine biosynthesis protein has translation MTDPDRREACLVDAFTSEPLEGNAAGVLTDAAGLSETQMRAVARELAVSETAFLTPSEAADRKVRYFSPAAEVDLCGHATVAAHARLFETGEIDAGSHTLETNVGVIDVEVTEDGVVRMTQNEPTVVEVDESYERVGEALGCDPNVFRDVGAELPVAYASTGLPFLVVPTNFLEQLGDMDPDPEAVAALADEHDAAGVYAFTFDTLDADATVHGRCFAPGIGILEDPVTGTASGACGAYLDHFAAFTGGSNEISERASGDDPESGTPEEMLFEQGHYVDRPGTVSVRAAGGGPPSIGGDAVTSFTGQLRVPPSDDDDIIEA, from the coding sequence ATGACCGACCCGGACCGGCGCGAGGCGTGTCTCGTGGACGCGTTCACGAGCGAACCGCTCGAGGGCAACGCTGCCGGCGTCCTCACCGACGCCGCCGGCCTGAGCGAAACGCAGATGCGTGCGGTCGCGCGCGAACTCGCCGTCAGCGAGACGGCGTTTCTCACGCCCTCCGAGGCGGCCGACCGGAAGGTTCGCTACTTCTCGCCCGCCGCGGAGGTCGACCTCTGTGGCCACGCGACCGTCGCCGCCCACGCGCGCCTGTTCGAGACCGGCGAGATCGACGCCGGGAGCCACACGCTGGAGACGAACGTCGGCGTCATCGACGTCGAGGTGACCGAGGACGGGGTCGTCAGGATGACCCAGAACGAGCCCACGGTCGTCGAGGTCGACGAGTCCTACGAGCGGGTCGGCGAGGCGCTGGGCTGTGATCCGAACGTGTTCCGCGACGTTGGTGCCGAACTCCCCGTCGCCTACGCCAGCACCGGCCTCCCGTTCCTCGTCGTCCCGACGAACTTCCTCGAACAGCTTGGCGACATGGATCCCGACCCGGAGGCGGTCGCGGCGCTCGCGGACGAGCACGACGCCGCCGGCGTCTACGCGTTCACCTTCGACACTCTCGACGCGGACGCGACGGTCCACGGCCGCTGTTTCGCGCCGGGAATCGGCATCCTCGAGGACCCCGTGACCGGTACCGCGTCGGGCGCGTGCGGCGCGTACCTCGACCACTTCGCCGCGTTCACTGGCGGGTCGAACGAGATTTCCGAGCGGGCGAGCGGGGACGATCCGGAGTCCGGGACGCCCGAGGAGATGCTGTTCGAGCAGGGCCACTACGTCGACCGACCCGGGACGGTCAGCGTCCGCGCGGCCGGCGGGGGCCCACCGTCGATCGGCGGCGACGCGGTCACGTCGTTCACGGGGCAACTCCGGGTTCCCCCGAGCGACGACGACGACATCATCGAGGCGTAG